In one Halosolutus amylolyticus genomic region, the following are encoded:
- a CDS encoding NAD+ synthase: MLDLRFSEAELEQRREHITDFVRGQVEAAGASGVVLGLSGGIDSTLVAYLAVDALGTENVHGLVLPGEVSREANMSDAERVARDLEIGYDVIEIDPIVDAVVAAYPDAEGDHEAVGNARARVRAVLNYLVANHESRLVLGTGNRSEAAVGYFTKYGDGAVDCHPIGNLYKGQVRQLARHVGVPEELAAKTATAELWADQTDEDELGISYETLDSILVTHVDGPLSVAATCRLLDVDEETVERVRRMYERSEHKRRVPPAPDPLH; this comes from the coding sequence ATGCTTGACCTTCGGTTCTCGGAGGCGGAACTGGAACAGCGACGCGAACACATCACCGACTTCGTCCGCGGGCAGGTCGAGGCCGCCGGCGCGTCGGGCGTCGTCCTCGGGCTCTCGGGCGGGATCGACAGCACGCTCGTGGCCTACCTCGCGGTCGACGCGCTCGGTACCGAGAACGTCCACGGGCTCGTCCTCCCCGGCGAGGTCAGCCGCGAGGCCAACATGAGCGACGCCGAACGGGTCGCCCGCGACCTCGAGATCGGGTACGACGTCATCGAGATCGACCCGATCGTCGACGCCGTGGTTGCCGCCTACCCCGACGCGGAGGGCGATCACGAAGCGGTCGGAAACGCCCGCGCCCGCGTTCGGGCAGTCCTGAACTACCTCGTCGCCAACCACGAGAGCCGTCTCGTGCTGGGGACGGGCAACCGGAGCGAGGCCGCGGTCGGCTACTTCACCAAGTACGGCGACGGGGCCGTCGACTGCCACCCGATCGGGAACCTCTACAAGGGACAGGTCCGCCAGCTCGCCCGTCACGTGGGCGTCCCCGAGGAACTCGCGGCCAAGACCGCCACCGCGGAACTGTGGGCCGACCAGACAGACGAGGACGAACTGGGAATCAGCTACGAGACGCTGGACTCGATCCTCGTGACCCACGTCGACGGCCCGCTGTCGGTCGCCGCAACCTGCCGGCTGCTCGACGTCGACGAGGAGACGGTCGAACGCGTCCGCCGGATGTACGAGCGGAGCGAGCACAAACGACGGGTTCCGCCAGCGCCCGATCCGTTGCACTGA
- a CDS encoding KaiC domain-containing protein gives MSDDADDWFERALEGDGEEADAAAADEPAPGSAAIDRDDDPDRGPDPDTDDATVDRDRDRALPIGEDADTAVGTPGTADLDGGLSPDDLDGESGSDLEPTTDDASGSADADDSLFDEGFGDALQDAPAIGGDDPEGFSDVDFGLAGGEEPDFDADVESDLPRLELGIDGLDRMIQGGVPERSLIVAMGSAGTGKTTFGLQFLDYGLEQGENAVFITLEESRDRVIDSAIEKGYAFDEYVAEGRLAVVDVDPVEMANSLASIRTELPALVEEFGASRLVLDSVSLLEMMYEDRAKRRNEIYDFTRSLKEAGVTALLTSEASEESPYASRYGIVEYLTDAVFVLQYVRPDDFRETRLAVEIQKIRDANHSREKKPYEITGEGISVYQQANLF, from the coding sequence GTGAGTGACGACGCCGACGACTGGTTCGAACGCGCGCTCGAGGGGGACGGCGAGGAGGCCGACGCGGCGGCCGCCGACGAGCCAGCCCCGGGTTCGGCGGCGATCGATCGCGACGACGATCCGGATCGGGGCCCGGACCCGGACACCGACGACGCCACGGTGGACCGGGACCGCGATCGGGCGCTCCCGATCGGCGAGGACGCCGACACCGCGGTCGGGACGCCGGGGACGGCGGATCTCGACGGGGGCCTCTCACCGGACGATCTCGACGGGGAGTCCGGGTCGGATCTGGAACCGACCACCGACGACGCGAGCGGGTCGGCCGACGCCGACGACTCGCTGTTCGACGAGGGCTTTGGCGACGCGCTGCAGGACGCACCCGCGATCGGCGGCGACGACCCCGAGGGTTTCTCGGACGTCGACTTCGGGCTGGCGGGCGGCGAGGAACCCGACTTCGACGCGGACGTGGAGTCCGATCTCCCCCGTCTCGAACTCGGTATCGACGGCCTCGATCGGATGATCCAGGGCGGCGTTCCGGAGCGATCGCTGATCGTCGCGATGGGGAGCGCCGGGACGGGCAAGACCACGTTCGGCCTCCAGTTTCTCGACTACGGCCTCGAGCAGGGCGAAAACGCGGTGTTTATCACGCTCGAGGAGAGCCGCGATCGCGTCATCGACAGCGCAATCGAGAAGGGGTACGCGTTCGACGAGTACGTGGCCGAGGGCCGACTCGCCGTCGTCGACGTCGATCCGGTCGAGATGGCCAACAGTCTCGCGTCGATACGCACCGAACTCCCGGCGCTCGTCGAGGAGTTCGGGGCCAGCCGACTCGTGCTGGACTCGGTCTCCTTGCTCGAGATGATGTACGAGGACCGGGCGAAACGGCGCAACGAGATCTACGATTTCACCCGGAGCCTGAAGGAGGCGGGAGTCACCGCCCTGCTGACCAGCGAAGCGTCCGAGGAGTCGCCCTACGCCTCCCGGTACGGGATCGTCGAATACCTCACGGACGCGGTCTTCGTCCTGCAGTACGTCCGCCCCGACGACTTCCGCGAGACGCGACTGGCCGTCGAGATCCAGAAGATCCGGGACGCGAACCACTCCCGGGAGAAGAAACCCTACGAGATCACCGGCGAGGGAATCTCCGTCTACCAGCAGGCGAACCTGTTCTGA
- a CDS encoding DUF7114 family protein, with the protein MDQADNCRRAAAEAVADVEPPRLHDRIDAVLDSASMLPGVLTLESAAAVAPETTGGLDPALDHGHDGAVEPSAQTGGPANDPSDDPTEAVLTHAAGVQLIYEGLRLTRSLSHDPPWADSDDAAEDGDLTILAADILVARGFYLLARTDAAGKAVRTVQAFGRDQTRRDAAARDEQDPDAAFGHDDPTDPASIDANLERDVLELAVLAGAAAVDETPSTRLLGIADQLADTVGTSLPAATDCLARFETPPDRSIDDPTTDRATSATDP; encoded by the coding sequence ATGGACCAGGCCGACAACTGTCGGCGTGCCGCCGCCGAGGCCGTCGCGGACGTCGAACCGCCCCGGTTGCACGACCGCATCGACGCGGTGCTCGACAGTGCATCGATGCTCCCCGGGGTCCTCACCCTCGAAAGCGCCGCCGCAGTCGCCCCCGAGACGACCGGTGGGCTCGATCCGGCGCTCGATCACGGACACGACGGCGCCGTCGAACCCAGCGCACAGACCGGCGGCCCCGCCAACGATCCGTCCGACGACCCGACGGAGGCAGTTCTCACCCACGCCGCGGGCGTACAGCTCATCTACGAGGGACTCCGGCTGACCCGATCGCTCTCTCACGATCCGCCGTGGGCCGACTCCGACGACGCCGCCGAGGACGGCGACCTGACGATCCTCGCCGCCGACATCCTCGTCGCCCGCGGGTTCTACCTCCTCGCCCGGACCGACGCCGCCGGCAAGGCGGTCCGGACCGTCCAGGCGTTCGGCCGCGACCAGACGCGCCGCGACGCCGCCGCTCGCGACGAGCAGGACCCCGACGCCGCGTTCGGCCACGACGACCCCACGGACCCCGCGTCGATCGACGCCAACCTCGAACGCGACGTCCTCGAACTCGCCGTCCTCGCCGGGGCCGCCGCCGTCGACGAGACGCCCTCGACGCGGTTGCTCGGGATCGCCGACCAACTCGCCGACACCGTCGGCACTTCCCTCCCGGCGGCCACCGACTGCCTGGCCCGCTTCGAGACGCCACCCGACCGATCGATCGACGATCCGACCACCGATCGGGCGACCTCGGCGACCGATCCATGA
- a CDS encoding serine hydrolase domain-containing protein — translation MRLQAREDVNGSVTKFFTATFVLHHVQRGSISLAETIDEWFDLEYAENVSVRMLLNHTSGVPSYTEDARWLSRSFGQPVRRWQPEELVDVIRDKPLKFDPGSDHEYSNTNHVLLGLILERETNTSYQELVRSLVRDEFDYDRTYYLDYPDDAPIANGYDESIIGFGRWNLTGFRRSLETGGYAAGGILSTAPDVARFVRSVFTGTVLGDDVLREMQTFVDAPDEDVPEQQGYGLGIRHLQIDGEDVFGHTGTIPGYSAIAMHHENPQYTIAVLSNVSTIDQAAVYSSLQEVLFEEVY, via the coding sequence CTGCGTCTTCAGGCGCGGGAGGATGTCAACGGAAGTGTAACGAAGTTCTTCACGGCAACGTTCGTGTTGCACCACGTACAACGCGGATCCATCTCGTTAGCGGAGACGATCGACGAGTGGTTCGATCTGGAGTACGCCGAGAACGTGAGTGTCAGGATGCTCCTGAACCATACCAGCGGCGTTCCGAGTTACACCGAGGATGCGAGGTGGCTGAGCCGGTCTTTCGGTCAACCGGTGAGACGGTGGCAGCCGGAGGAACTCGTCGACGTGATTCGGGACAAACCGCTAAAATTCGACCCCGGTTCTGACCACGAGTACTCGAACACGAACCACGTGCTGTTGGGTCTCATCCTCGAACGGGAGACAAACACCTCGTATCAGGAGCTAGTTCGGAGTCTCGTACGTGACGAGTTCGACTACGATCGAACGTATTATCTCGACTACCCCGACGATGCGCCGATTGCCAACGGGTACGACGAATCCATAATCGGATTCGGCCGTTGGAATCTCACGGGATTCCGAAGGTCGCTCGAAACGGGCGGGTATGCCGCCGGTGGAATCCTTTCGACAGCTCCGGATGTAGCCCGCTTCGTCCGATCGGTATTTACCGGTACAGTTCTGGGCGACGACGTACTCAGAGAAATGCAGACGTTCGTCGACGCACCCGACGAGGATGTTCCGGAGCAACAGGGCTACGGCCTCGGTATTCGACACTTGCAGATCGACGGTGAGGACGTCTTCGGACACACTGGGACGATTCCTGGCTACTCAGCGATCGCGATGCACCACGAGAACCCACAGTACACGATCGCCGTCTTGAGCAACGTCTCGACGATCGACCAGGCGGCTGTGTACAGTTCTCTCCAGGAAGTTCTCTTCGAGGAGGTGTACTGA
- a CDS encoding universal stress protein has translation MYETILYPTDGSEHAATVLDHAIDVARTRNATLHVLSVVDDRAFLVLDDERVEQVRAELQETAREATDAAATRAADHDVETVTAIDTGNPAECIVDYADAADADLIVMGTSGDEYERNVVGSVSQRVVREAPVPVTTVGPHV, from the coding sequence ATGTACGAGACGATCCTCTATCCGACCGATGGGAGCGAGCACGCGGCGACCGTTCTCGATCACGCGATCGACGTCGCCCGGACCCGGAACGCGACCCTCCACGTCCTCTCGGTGGTCGACGACCGCGCGTTCCTCGTGCTCGACGACGAGCGCGTCGAGCAGGTTCGCGCCGAACTCCAGGAGACCGCCCGCGAGGCGACCGACGCGGCCGCGACGCGTGCCGCCGACCACGACGTCGAGACGGTGACGGCGATCGATACCGGGAACCCCGCCGAGTGCATCGTCGACTACGCCGACGCGGCCGACGCCGACCTGATCGTGATGGGGACCAGCGGCGACGAATACGAGCGCAACGTCGTCGGCAGCGTCTCCCAGCGGGTCGTTCGCGAGGCTCCCGTCCCCGTTACCACCGTCGGTCCCCACGTGTAA
- a CDS encoding DNA-directed RNA polymerase subunit epsilon: MQYDGADPGAGGEQAVAVGEDSDRRLEMRPGSGSLSRAEVQRDSTVRRWGVVTPSATVIGRAESSDADLSESIRRLHDEQHGATPGYSERAHHLDRLRTTQALCNALDLTPWQRDLALGVMDEIDLTEFGSQRAIPKVALVVIRHVVDVDRQRYFGLDDIDAQALSPDRMDDLFGQYRAHDITEETAFRRLAAEYGLDTTSLNRLRRVLKAQLEDDLPAYGRNPYRDPNLPESTGGDATEPEET; the protein is encoded by the coding sequence ATGCAATACGACGGTGCCGACCCCGGGGCGGGCGGTGAGCAAGCGGTGGCCGTCGGTGAGGACTCCGACCGCCGTCTCGAGATGCGTCCCGGCTCCGGGTCGCTCTCGCGAGCGGAGGTCCAGCGGGACTCGACAGTCCGTCGATGGGGCGTCGTCACGCCGAGCGCGACCGTCATCGGGCGCGCGGAGTCGTCCGACGCGGATCTCTCCGAGAGTATCCGGCGACTCCACGACGAGCAGCACGGCGCGACGCCGGGGTACAGCGAACGCGCTCACCACCTCGATCGACTCCGGACGACCCAGGCGCTGTGTAACGCGCTCGATCTGACGCCGTGGCAGCGGGACCTCGCGCTGGGCGTGATGGACGAAATCGACCTCACGGAGTTCGGCAGCCAGCGGGCCATTCCGAAGGTCGCGCTGGTGGTGATCCGCCACGTCGTCGACGTCGATCGCCAGCGGTACTTCGGCCTCGACGACATCGACGCGCAGGCGCTCTCGCCCGATCGGATGGACGACCTGTTCGGTCAGTACCGCGCCCACGACATCACCGAGGAGACGGCGTTCAGGCGGCTCGCGGCCGAGTACGGGCTCGACACGACGAGCCTGAACCGGCTCCGACGCGTGCTGAAGGCCCAGCTCGAGGACGACCTTCCGGCCTACGGGCGGAACCCGTACCGGGATCCGAACCTCCCTGAATCGACGGGCGGCGATGCGACCGAACCCGAAGAGACGTAA
- a CDS encoding cysteine hydrolase family protein, with the protein MTDAVIVLDMLNDFVTGEIAAERAERIIPTLRDELLPSAREHGIPVIYANDAHRPEDTELDVWGEHAMAGTEGAEVISELTPTDADDVFEKRFYDAFYGTGLDEHLRSLGVDRIVVTGLHTNMCARHTSASAFFRGYDVVAPADCLEAFSEEAHQDGLTYLEDVYDAERTTSEELVEAWKTDG; encoded by the coding sequence ATGACTGACGCAGTTATCGTCCTCGACATGCTGAACGACTTCGTGACCGGCGAGATCGCCGCCGAACGGGCCGAACGGATCATCCCGACGCTCCGCGACGAACTGCTCCCCAGCGCTCGTGAACACGGGATCCCGGTCATCTACGCGAACGATGCTCACCGGCCCGAGGACACCGAACTCGACGTCTGGGGCGAGCACGCGATGGCCGGCACGGAGGGTGCCGAAGTAATTTCGGAGCTCACTCCCACCGATGCGGACGACGTCTTCGAGAAGCGCTTCTACGACGCGTTCTACGGCACCGGTCTGGACGAGCACCTTCGAAGTCTGGGTGTCGATCGGATCGTCGTGACTGGACTCCATACGAACATGTGTGCACGTCACACGTCCGCAAGCGCGTTCTTCCGGGGCTACGACGTCGTTGCGCCAGCCGACTGCCTCGAGGCGTTCAGCGAGGAGGCCCATCAGGATGGACTGACCTACCTCGAGGACGTCTACGACGCCGAACGAACCACGAGCGAGGAACTCGTCGAGGCGTGGAAAACTGACGGATAA
- a CDS encoding enoyl-CoA hydratase/isomerase family protein: MITIDTDDRRSIRTVTLDRPDARNALTVAGLEALEAAIADADEAVIYLQGRGPAFCAGADLEVVGDLDGDRDRAAEFARLGQRVARTIEDSPAIVVAGIDGPARGGGLELALACDVRVGTPDSTYGEPGVTFGLFGAWGGTVRLPRVIGEGDALEFALSGRVIDAEEARRMGLISRIEDDPRSVAEEIADNAHDALAVLKRRLRDDRERATQERHEAQVFGDLVAAHADDIDAVLE, translated from the coding sequence ATGATAACGATCGATACTGACGACCGGAGATCGATCCGGACGGTCACGCTCGACCGGCCCGACGCGCGCAACGCGCTGACAGTCGCGGGGCTGGAGGCGCTCGAGGCGGCGATCGCGGACGCGGACGAAGCGGTGATCTACCTCCAGGGACGCGGCCCGGCGTTCTGTGCCGGTGCCGACCTCGAGGTCGTCGGCGATCTCGACGGCGACCGCGACCGGGCCGCGGAGTTCGCCCGGCTGGGCCAGCGCGTCGCCCGGACGATCGAGGACTCGCCGGCGATCGTCGTGGCGGGAATCGACGGTCCCGCACGCGGTGGCGGGCTCGAACTGGCGCTGGCCTGTGACGTCCGCGTCGGGACGCCCGACTCGACGTACGGCGAACCCGGCGTCACCTTCGGCCTGTTCGGCGCGTGGGGCGGCACCGTCCGCCTGCCGCGGGTGATTGGCGAGGGCGACGCGCTCGAGTTCGCGCTGTCGGGGCGAGTGATCGACGCCGAGGAGGCCCGGCGAATGGGGCTCATCTCCCGGATCGAGGACGATCCGCGATCGGTCGCCGAGGAGATCGCCGACAACGCACACGACGCGCTCGCGGTGCTCAAACGGCGCTTGCGGGACGATCGCGAGCGGGCCACCCAGGAGCGACACGAGGCCCAGGTGTTCGGCGATCTCGTGGCGGCCCACGCGGACGATATCGACGCCGTGCTGGAGTAG
- a CDS encoding NAD(+)/NADH kinase — protein sequence MDVDVGLVAQRDNERAQELAATIAEAIDDGTASVVVDEATGAAIDRPAVPVAAMSERDLVVSIGGDGTLLFVAREVGETPVLGVNLGEVGFLNAVAPADAVTVVTDLVADLRAGEDRPGRTLARLQATGDDWALEPALNEVVVHGPRRGHGGGATVEIRVDGDRYTESHADGVLVATPTGSTAYNLSEGGPLVHPTAEALVVTQMAAPESMPPLVVDRDATLSLRVTDAETAYAISDGRNRRELSPPATVSVSIADEPVRLVGPQVNFFDGLEKLE from the coding sequence ATGGACGTCGACGTCGGACTGGTCGCACAGCGGGACAACGAGCGCGCACAGGAACTGGCCGCGACCATCGCCGAGGCGATCGACGACGGCACGGCCTCCGTCGTCGTCGACGAGGCCACTGGCGCGGCGATCGATCGCCCCGCCGTCCCGGTCGCCGCGATGAGCGAGCGCGACCTCGTCGTGAGTATCGGCGGCGACGGGACCCTGCTGTTCGTCGCCCGCGAGGTCGGCGAAACGCCGGTTCTCGGGGTCAACCTCGGCGAAGTCGGCTTCCTCAACGCCGTCGCCCCCGCCGACGCGGTGACCGTCGTGACCGACCTCGTCGCCGACCTCCGTGCGGGCGAGGATCGCCCGGGACGGACCCTCGCCCGCCTGCAGGCGACCGGCGACGACTGGGCGCTCGAACCCGCCCTCAACGAGGTCGTCGTCCACGGCCCCCGCCGCGGCCACGGCGGCGGCGCGACCGTCGAGATTCGCGTCGATGGCGATCGGTACACCGAGAGCCACGCCGACGGCGTCCTCGTGGCGACGCCGACGGGATCGACCGCCTACAACCTGAGCGAGGGCGGGCCGCTAGTCCACCCCACCGCAGAGGCCCTCGTCGTCACGCAGATGGCCGCCCCGGAGTCGATGCCGCCGCTCGTCGTGGACCGCGACGCCACGCTCTCCCTGCGAGTCACCGACGCCGAGACTGCCTACGCGATCAGCGACGGGCGGAACAGACGAGAACTCTCGCCGCCCGCGACCGTCTCCGTCTCGATCGCGGACGAGCCGGTCCGGCTGGTCGGTCCGCAGGTGAACTTCTTCGACGGCCTGGAAAAGCTGGAGTAG
- a CDS encoding GNAT family N-acetyltransferase, whose protein sequence is MFLDGDGVALRTIEEEDLEFLQTQINDPRIWRAIGRSNPVTAEQEREFYENVVCEDDGVQLLIAVDAEPVGTIGLHALDRETGSAEIGYWVAPDHHGQGYGTEAATLVAGYGFDQLRLHRIAARVFEFNEPSRRLLESLGFTREGVHRDAEFIDGEYQDVYWYGLLEDEWREERR, encoded by the coding sequence GTGTTTCTCGACGGCGACGGCGTCGCGCTCCGAACGATCGAGGAGGAGGACCTCGAGTTCCTGCAGACCCAGATCAACGACCCGCGCATCTGGCGGGCGATCGGCCGATCGAACCCCGTCACCGCGGAGCAGGAGCGGGAGTTCTACGAGAACGTCGTCTGCGAGGACGACGGGGTACAGCTCCTGATCGCCGTCGACGCGGAGCCGGTCGGGACGATCGGCCTCCACGCCCTCGATCGAGAGACCGGATCGGCGGAGATCGGCTACTGGGTCGCTCCCGACCACCACGGTCAGGGGTACGGCACCGAAGCGGCGACGCTCGTCGCCGGCTACGGATTCGACCAGCTCCGGCTACACCGGATCGCCGCGCGCGTGTTCGAGTTCAACGAGCCGTCACGGCGACTTCTGGAATCGCTCGGCTTCACCCGTGAAGGCGTCCATCGCGACGCGGAGTTCATCGACGGCGAGTACCAGGACGTCTACTGGTACGGCCTCCTCGAAGACGAGTGGCGCGAGGAGAGACGCTGA
- a CDS encoding homing endonuclease associated repeat-containing protein: MSTEYTEQDCISSLREAALKLEKSPTQAEYRNLDLSPCVTHICDIVGSWNEAKRAAGIETYDQVGEA; this comes from the coding sequence ATGTCAACCGAGTATACGGAGCAAGATTGTATATCGTCGCTCCGAGAAGCAGCGCTGAAGTTGGAAAAGTCCCCGACTCAAGCGGAATATAGGAACCTTGACCTTTCGCCGTGCGTAACACACATTTGTGACATAGTGGGTAGCTGGAACGAAGCCAAACGTGCCGCCGGCATTGAGACGTACGATCAGGTCGGAGAAGCGTAG
- a CDS encoding DsbA family oxidoreductase, giving the protein MVSTSSDSESLVLYADYVCPFCYLGKRSLEQYRESRDEPLAIDWRPFDLRRGKRRPDGSIDHDVDDGKDEDYFAQARENVRRLQDEYGVEMAQEIAVEVDSLPAQQASWYVENTYPREWADFDAAIYEALWQDGRDIGDVEVLADLAADVGLPVDEIRDAIDDDGLRAELEERFDAAREQRITGVPTFVYEGQAARGAVPPAQLERLIDGT; this is encoded by the coding sequence ATGGTTTCGACCTCTTCGGACTCCGAGTCGCTCGTACTCTACGCCGACTACGTCTGTCCGTTCTGTTACCTTGGGAAGCGATCGCTCGAACAGTATCGCGAGAGCCGCGACGAGCCGCTCGCGATCGACTGGCGGCCGTTCGACCTCCGGCGCGGGAAGCGCAGGCCGGACGGCTCGATCGACCACGACGTCGACGACGGGAAAGACGAGGACTACTTCGCGCAGGCGCGGGAGAACGTCCGTCGACTCCAGGACGAGTACGGCGTCGAGATGGCCCAGGAGATCGCGGTCGAAGTCGACTCGCTGCCGGCCCAGCAGGCCTCGTGGTACGTCGAGAACACTTACCCCAGGGAGTGGGCCGACTTCGACGCGGCGATCTACGAGGCGCTCTGGCAGGACGGCCGCGACATCGGCGACGTCGAGGTGCTGGCCGACCTGGCCGCGGACGTCGGACTGCCCGTGGACGAAATCCGGGACGCGATCGACGACGACGGACTCCGGGCGGAACTCGAGGAGCGCTTCGACGCGGCACGGGAGCAACGCATCACCGGCGTCCCGACGTTCGTCTACGAGGGGCAGGCCGCCCGCGGCGCGGTACCGCCGGCCCAGCTCGAGCGACTGATCGACGGAACGTGA
- a CDS encoding amphi-Trp domain-containing protein, producing MAERTTADETMTRSELAAYLASLGDEFEGGGDEINVTVGNKTVDLNPPESVSVSVDVVERSSMLRGNRETITIELNWKP from the coding sequence ATGGCCGAACGGACGACAGCCGACGAGACGATGACGCGATCGGAACTCGCAGCGTACCTCGCGTCCCTCGGCGACGAGTTCGAGGGCGGCGGCGACGAGATCAACGTCACGGTCGGGAACAAGACCGTCGATCTCAACCCGCCAGAGAGCGTCAGCGTCTCCGTCGACGTCGTGGAACGATCGTCGATGCTGCGGGGGAACCGCGAGACGATCACGATCGAACTGAACTGGAAGCCCTGA